One genomic window of Halovivax cerinus includes the following:
- a CDS encoding type IV pilin, whose product MDGKTIRNKLVGSDDERAVSPVIGVILMVAITVILAAVIATLVMDFGDSVEQEANAGVVIETTGSDATVTWQTGGNAEWIDLNVDSSTQACADVWQAENPGSGGSGTGELSTVGASETLDESIGGVGGTSNACQDESGTISAIAVTEDGDRTVVQTENFDFN is encoded by the coding sequence ATGGACGGAAAAACAATTCGCAACAAACTGGTCGGATCGGACGACGAACGCGCAGTCTCACCCGTGATAGGGGTCATCTTGATGGTTGCCATCACGGTCATCCTGGCAGCAGTCATCGCGACGCTCGTAATGGACTTCGGGGACTCAGTAGAACAAGAAGCGAATGCAGGTGTGGTTATTGAAACTACTGGATCGGATGCAACGGTGACTTGGCAAACTGGAGGCAACGCGGAGTGGATCGATTTAAACGTTGATTCGAGTACCCAAGCCTGTGCTGACGTTTGGCAAGCGGAGAACCCAGGAAGCGGTGGTAGTGGTACTGGCGAATTAAGTACTGTCGGTGCTTCAGAAACTCTCGATGAGAGTATTGGTGGTGTTGGCGGGACTTCCAACGCCTGTCAGGACGAAAGTGGTACGATCTCTGCTATCGCTGTTACTGAGGATGGGGATCGAACTGTAGTTCAAACGGAGAACTTCGACTTCAACTAA